A genomic stretch from Shewanella woodyi ATCC 51908 includes:
- a CDS encoding VOC family protein: MAMTFNHLNLLASADSGIFTLLVDTLGLEVGQRPDFPFKGHWLYQGDKALVHIIESQAYQECQLGHLAFELNMNLQELTTKLQQSAIQYSVKQVPDSEIVQVFVRVGNMVFELQTLNEPRNNQFPIFTQHEELV, translated from the coding sequence CCGATAGCGGCATATTTACCTTGCTGGTAGATACCTTAGGGCTTGAAGTTGGGCAGCGCCCAGATTTCCCATTTAAAGGACACTGGCTATATCAAGGTGATAAAGCTCTAGTTCATATCATTGAGAGCCAAGCTTACCAAGAGTGCCAACTTGGACACCTAGCGTTTGAGCTGAATATGAATCTGCAGGAGTTAACCACTAAGTTACAACAAAGCGCCATTCAATACAGTGTTAAGCAGGTTCCTGACAGTGAGATAGTTCAGGTCTTTGTGCGCGTGGGCAATATGGTTTTCGAACTGCAAACCTTAAATGAGCCAAGAAACAATCAATTTCCCATTTTTACCCAACATGAGGAGTTAGTATGA